The Pyrus communis chromosome 2, drPyrComm1.1, whole genome shotgun sequence genome includes a window with the following:
- the LOC137726597 gene encoding nuclear transcription factor Y subunit C-2-like produces MDHSEQTLQQQQQPVDGAVASSGQMASYAPSSCQTSPIVASGTLAVAVTSPSQAPTTFPDPSHQLVYQKIEHFHHHQQVQLQEFWSDQMQDIEKASDFKNHSLPLARIKKIMKADEDVRMISAEAPVVFAKACEIFILELTLRSWIQTEENKRRTLQKNDIAAAISRTDVFDFLVDIIPRDELKEEGLGVTKATLPVVGSPADVPYYYVPPQHPVGASGMIMGKPVDQPALYAAQQPRPPVAFMPWVQSQPQQPQQQQQEAQQQQADT; encoded by the coding sequence ATGGATCACTCGGAACAAACACtacagcaacagcagcagcctGTGGATGGTGCCGTAGCAAGTTCTGGCCAAATGGCATCATATGCTCCTTCGTCCTGTCAAACTTCTCCCATAGTGGCTTCTGGAACTCTTGCTGTAGCCGTCACTTCCCCATCGCAGGCCCCCACCACTTTCCCTGATCCGTCACATCAGCTTGTCTACCAGAAAATAGAGCACTTTCACCACCACCAACAGGTGCAGCTTCAAGAGTTCTGGTCCGACCAAATGCAAGACATTGAGAAAGCATCCGACTTCAAGAATCACAGCCTTCCACTTGCtagaattaagaaaataatgaaagCTGATGAGGATGTTCGAATGATATCTGCCGAGGCTCCAGTTGTGTTTGCAAAGGCATGTGAAATATTCATATTGGAGCTGACTTTGCGCTCGTGGATTCAGACAGAGGAGAACAAAAGGAGGACATTACAAAAGAATGATATCGCAGCTGCTATTTCAAGGACTGACGTCTTTGATTTTTTGGTTGATATTATCCCAAGAGATGAGTTGAAGGAAGAGGGGCTCGGAGTGACCAAGGCTACCCTCCCGGTGGTGGGTTCCCCAGCAGATGTTCCGTACTATTATGTTCCACCGCAGCATCCAGTGGGAGCTTCTGGGATGATCATGGGGAAGCCAGTTGATCAACCAGCACTGTATGCTGCTCAACAGCCTAGACCACCTGTGGCCTTCATGCCGTGGGTTCAGTCTCAACCTCAACAGCCGCAGCAACAGCAACAAGA